One Thermococcus kodakarensis KOD1 genomic window carries:
- a CDS encoding DNA integrity scanning protein DisA nucleotide-binding domain protein, with translation MSEVIRVLLEEATKVAEKIGAKALVIMEELPEEEIPDVGITVVIVGSTFDVEKDNVKRISIPQNLDLNNLLNLISAFLLEHGILSEGDSFVYVTENLIGVRTIKRSIVAMKSFFAQNQNVLQRMLEIAIELSIEGREGNPVGTIFVIGDTRRVLKHSRQLIPNPFKGHRINVLDKESKEIIKEFAQLDGAFLIREDGRIVAAGRYLEVEPRVIDLMLPPGLGSRHIAAAGITKITSAMAISLSESGTIRIFKNGLMLLEYNPRLKY, from the coding sequence ATGAGCGAAGTCATAAGAGTGCTTTTAGAGGAGGCAACAAAGGTAGCGGAGAAAATTGGGGCAAAGGCATTGGTCATTATGGAGGAGCTTCCTGAAGAGGAAATCCCTGACGTTGGCATTACCGTTGTTATAGTTGGCTCTACGTTTGATGTTGAAAAAGATAATGTCAAGAGGATATCAATTCCCCAGAACCTCGACCTCAACAACCTTCTCAACCTCATTTCGGCTTTTCTGCTTGAGCATGGAATCCTGTCAGAGGGCGACTCATTTGTCTACGTAACGGAGAACCTGATCGGCGTTCGTACAATAAAGAGGTCAATCGTTGCCATGAAGAGCTTCTTCGCCCAGAACCAGAACGTCCTTCAAAGGATGCTGGAGATTGCGATAGAGCTGAGTATAGAGGGGAGAGAGGGAAATCCCGTGGGGACGATATTCGTCATAGGCGACACGAGGAGGGTTCTTAAACATTCGAGACAGCTCATTCCAAACCCGTTCAAAGGGCACAGGATAAACGTGCTGGACAAGGAGAGCAAGGAAATAATAAAGGAGTTCGCCCAGCTGGACGGAGCTTTTCTCATCAGGGAAGACGGCAGGATAGTGGCCGCTGGAAGGTATCTTGAGGTAGAGCCGAGGGTTATAGACCTGATGCTTCCCCCCGGGCTGGGAAGCAGGCACATAGCAGCCGCTGGAATAACAAAGATAACCAGCGCGATGGCAATAAGCCTCTCGGAGAGCGGAACTATAAGGATATTCAAGAACGGGCTGATGCTCCTCGAATACAACCCGAGACTGAAATACTGA
- the pyk gene encoding pyruvate kinase encodes MRLPGQKTKIIATLGPASLNEKTITAMVRAGMSVARINFAHGDLKQHEKSIKLVRKVSERLNRPVAILGDLPGVKIRVGEIEGGSVTLRRWQTVTLTTRDVIGNEAVIPVEFKDFPRLVSKGDVIYLSDGFIALRVEDVRDQDVICKVLVGGTLFSRKGINIPKARLAIEAITEKDLEFLEFSLEHGVDAVGISFVGSAYDVLKARRFVEERNGKLFLIAKIERPDAVRNFDEILRAADGVMVARGDLGVEMPIEKLPILQKKLIQKANCAGKPVITATQMLESMTHEKLPTRAEVTDVANAILDGTDAVMLSEETAVGKYPVETVKMMARIAKTTEAYRDSKWAERTVEWKMSELRGTRPTKGTIKDAITRSIIEALNSIDIKYILTPTRMGQTARLIARFKPKQWVLAFVTDEWVKNTLMFSYGVYPFLVEDTSEEEILRVITGLGLVDEGDTVLLTKGTPIGKTAGTNTIRIFNV; translated from the coding sequence ATGCGGCTCCCAGGACAGAAAACCAAGATAATAGCCACCCTAGGTCCTGCGTCTCTCAACGAAAAGACCATAACGGCAATGGTTCGAGCGGGGATGAGTGTTGCAAGGATAAACTTCGCCCACGGTGATCTGAAACAGCACGAGAAGTCGATAAAACTCGTGAGAAAGGTCTCTGAGAGGCTCAACAGGCCCGTTGCAATTCTCGGAGACCTGCCCGGAGTGAAGATCCGCGTTGGTGAGATTGAGGGCGGCTCAGTGACGCTGAGACGCTGGCAGACGGTAACCCTTACCACGAGGGACGTAATCGGCAACGAGGCCGTTATACCCGTTGAGTTCAAGGACTTTCCAAGGCTCGTCTCGAAGGGGGACGTCATCTATCTCAGCGACGGTTTCATAGCGCTAAGGGTTGAAGACGTCAGGGACCAGGATGTCATCTGTAAGGTGCTCGTCGGAGGAACTCTCTTCTCCCGCAAAGGAATCAACATTCCCAAGGCTCGCCTGGCTATCGAAGCAATAACCGAGAAGGATTTAGAATTCCTGGAGTTCTCTCTGGAGCACGGAGTTGACGCCGTCGGCATAAGCTTCGTCGGTTCCGCCTACGACGTTCTAAAGGCAAGGCGATTCGTCGAGGAAAGGAACGGCAAGCTGTTCCTGATAGCCAAAATAGAAAGGCCCGACGCGGTGAGAAACTTCGACGAGATTCTCAGGGCGGCGGACGGGGTCATGGTAGCCAGGGGAGACCTCGGAGTGGAGATGCCCATAGAAAAGCTCCCGATTCTCCAGAAAAAGCTTATCCAAAAGGCAAACTGTGCGGGAAAGCCCGTGATAACAGCGACTCAGATGCTAGAGAGCATGACCCACGAGAAGCTCCCAACGAGGGCTGAGGTCACCGATGTTGCGAACGCAATCCTTGATGGAACCGACGCCGTGATGCTCTCCGAGGAGACGGCGGTCGGAAAGTACCCGGTTGAGACCGTCAAAATGATGGCCAGGATAGCGAAGACTACCGAGGCATACAGGGACTCCAAATGGGCTGAAAGAACCGTCGAATGGAAGATGAGTGAGTTGAGGGGTACACGGCCGACAAAGGGTACCATAAAGGACGCAATAACGAGGAGTATAATAGAGGCCCTGAACTCCATAGACATTAAATACATACTAACACCGACCAGGATGGGACAAACTGCGAGGCTAATAGCCCGTTTTAAGCCAAAGCAGTGGGTACTGGCATTTGTAACTGATGAATGGGTCAAAAACACTCTGATGTTCTCCTACGGCGTTTATCCGTTCCTCGTTGAGGACACCAGCGAAGAGGAGATACTGCGCGTGATAACCGGGCTCGGACTGGTAGATGAGGGCGATACGGTACTTCTGACGAAGGGAACGCCCATAGGAAAGACCGCGGGGACGAACACCATCCGCATCTTCAACGTTTGA
- a CDS encoding archaemetzincin — translation MEYIGFTYVSNFVSERVEEALFEAYNDVNRLLEEWRLPIRLVYLDKLILEPGYLITLETPEGKVRLFPLDVLVDFMDYRLKVELEKNDGLNMNKIFGITSFPLASRDKYFGFYEKFLGFQTERLGRRVMLLSMRPFESDSMRMALKILDNPLADDDLRSLAERVLSRELPAFKTRLIKGMLHEIGHSFGLEHCPNDCVMNPPQTLEEWDSRFLGYCDSCRRKLERNLLADTKGKD, via the coding sequence ATGGAGTACATAGGCTTCACATACGTCTCGAACTTCGTATCCGAAAGGGTTGAGGAAGCTCTCTTCGAGGCATACAACGACGTAAACAGGCTCTTAGAGGAGTGGAGGCTTCCTATTCGCCTCGTGTATTTAGACAAGCTTATTCTGGAGCCCGGGTACTTAATAACCCTTGAAACACCAGAAGGAAAGGTCAGGCTGTTCCCGCTAGACGTCCTGGTGGATTTTATGGACTACCGGCTTAAGGTAGAACTTGAAAAGAACGACGGGCTCAACATGAATAAGATATTCGGGATAACAAGCTTTCCCCTAGCTTCCAGGGATAAGTACTTTGGATTCTATGAAAAATTTCTGGGATTCCAAACAGAGAGGCTTGGCAGGAGAGTAATGCTCCTCTCCATGCGCCCATTTGAGTCCGATTCCATGAGGATGGCCCTGAAGATACTCGATAATCCCCTGGCCGATGATGACCTAAGGAGCTTAGCGGAGAGAGTCCTCTCTAGAGAGCTTCCTGCGTTCAAGACGCGGCTTATCAAGGGCATGCTCCACGAGATTGGGCACTCTTTCGGGCTGGAACACTGTCCCAACGACTGTGTAATGAACCCACCACAGACGCTTGAGGAGTGGGACTCAAGGTTTCTGGGCTACTGCGACTCTTGCCGCAGGAAGCTTGAACGGAACCTTTTAGCAGATACCAAGGGGAAAGATTAA
- a CDS encoding prenyltransferase/squalene oxidase repeat-containing protein: MGSKLDEFARFVDVHKALEYVEKRRHEDGGYCFVSVLNDTNVNDTYYAVKMYDLLGLGVPEKEKTIEFLERAIQPQTAVVAIAMALEGLAILGAKDIAREHVGIVYTKYNPLEDKFAVGLGGSEEFGTATPLEATYWVVKAFKAIGQPISEKEREKIRAFVMRFRMRNGFGVKQPTTTMTYQALYTLYALGYHPPRSPHFRNCELCGDWGGFTEVPYSLPPYLEPTFYATRGLELQGETLTCPRRHIWFIRQLQNSNGGFRRSLELGISNFQNTYRALAVVDAMMRYL, from the coding sequence ATGGGCTCGAAGCTTGATGAGTTTGCACGCTTTGTTGATGTGCACAAAGCACTTGAGTACGTCGAGAAGAGAAGGCACGAAGACGGCGGCTACTGCTTCGTCAGCGTCCTGAACGACACCAACGTGAACGACACCTACTATGCAGTCAAGATGTACGACCTGCTCGGCCTCGGAGTCCCTGAGAAGGAGAAGACGATAGAGTTCCTTGAGAGGGCAATTCAGCCCCAGACGGCCGTTGTAGCCATAGCAATGGCCCTCGAAGGCCTTGCGATACTTGGAGCGAAGGACATCGCGAGGGAGCACGTGGGCATCGTCTATACCAAGTACAACCCCCTCGAAGATAAGTTTGCCGTTGGTCTTGGCGGCAGTGAGGAGTTCGGAACTGCGACGCCCCTTGAGGCAACATACTGGGTCGTTAAGGCTTTCAAGGCAATTGGACAGCCAATAAGCGAAAAGGAAAGGGAGAAGATACGGGCCTTCGTGATGAGGTTCAGGATGAGAAACGGCTTCGGCGTCAAGCAGCCGACAACGACGATGACCTATCAGGCCCTCTACACCCTCTACGCGCTTGGTTACCACCCACCCAGAAGTCCTCACTTCCGGAACTGTGAGCTCTGCGGCGACTGGGGCGGCTTTACGGAGGTTCCGTACAGCCTGCCACCCTATCTTGAGCCGACGTTCTACGCAACAAGGGGGCTTGAGCTCCAGGGAGAGACCCTAACCTGCCCGAGGAGGCACATCTGGTTTATCCGCCAGCTTCAAAACTCCAACGGCGGCTTCAGGAGAAGTCTTGAGCTTGGAATTTCAAACTTCCAGAACACATACAGGGCGCTTGCAGTGGTAGATGCCATGATGAGATATCTGTAA